The nucleotide sequence AACCGGAGAGGGTGCCGAGCCCGCGAGCAATCTGCAAGAGCGATCGCACTAAGGCGGGTTTACCCGCGATCGCCGTCGGCAGCAGCGCCACCCCCATGCCGATCAGGCCCAGCCCCTTGGCAAACCGGATCGGCTGCACGCCCCATCCGGGCTTGAGTTCCCGTTCGCACAAGCTGTGGGAGCCCCAAGAGCGAAAGCCCCGCTGCAGAATCCATTTCACCGTGGTGCGGCTGGCGGGAACCGACTCGCGCACGATCGCCTCTGAGGCCCAGACAATCGCGTGACCGGCTCGATGGATGCGCATAAAAAAGTGAGTATCTTCTCCGCCCGTGAGGGCAAAGCGGCGATCGAAGGGGGCTGGACCCATTTCTCGTACGATCGCCGCCCGGATGAGGATATTGTTGGTGGAGGCAAACTCTAGGCGAGCGCCATTGGCAAACGAGCGCGGTTGGAAAAAATTCCCCGCGATCGCCCAGTGCGGCGTTGCAGGATCGTTCAAGATCGGGATGACAGGCCCCCAGACAACATCTGCGTCGTGACGGCTTTGCGCGGTCAGCAGTGCTTCTAGCCAGACCGGATCGGGGACTTCGTCGTCATCGATAAAGGCTAAAAAGTCGGTCTCGGCAGCCACCTGAGCGATGGCTCGATTGCGGGCGTAGGAAATCCCGCGCTGGGGTTCGAGCGCGTAGTGCAGGGGCCAGCTCGATGTGGCTTGGAGGGGCTCGCAAACCGATCGGGCCGAGCCTGCAGCATCGTTATCCACCACGATAATGTCGAGCTCGGGGGGGGCGATCGCCTCAAACTGAAGCTGATTCAGCGCTTGCAACAGCAAGGCCAATTGGCTGGGACGCCGATAGGTGGCAATGCAGATACTGACTCGGACCGTCACCCCCGCACCTCCTCTTTGACGGCTGCTGGTTGGGCCGGTTTGGCGAGCCAGCGCGGCCCCTGTCCCCGCTGGCGTTTCCAATAGCGCCAATACAACTGCCGGGGGATGCTGGCGACTCGATAGGCGACTTCGCTGGCGGGAGGCACCGGAATATCCTGCCAATCTGCTGGGAACTCGTAGCCCCATCGCTGCATGAAGGGACCGAACACCCACTTAGCGCGCGATCGCGCCTCGGGCGAGAAGTAGATAAAGGGATTGCTTTGCTTTTCTCGCGTTTTATTGCCCACTGGAATGGGGCGCACCTGTTGGAGTCCGAGGCGATCGAGTACTGCCGAGAAGTCCTCTTGTAGCGACTCGTAGCGAATGACGCTATCGAGCTGTCGGTGGTTGAGGCTGCTCCAATTGTCGTAGGGCAGGCGGTAGTAGCGTTGGAAGAAGGTGGAAAAATCTGCGCCCGCCTGTACGAAGGCGAATTGCGATCGGTGGGTGCGGGTCATCCAGCCGCCGTTTGGTTTGAACTGGGATGGGTTGGTGAATTGGCCGCCGTGGTTGGTTTTGTATTTGAAATAGCGGGTGGTGACTTCGTCGATGGGGTTGCGGATGCTGGAGAAGGCAAAGTATTGCCGTTGGTCGGCACTGGCCAGCTTTAAAAAGTCTCGGTAGGTGGAATGTTTGAACAGAATGTTTTCGCCGTCGTAGTGCTCTTTGAGCTCTTGGCTGATGCTGGTGGAGGCGGTGTGGGGCAGGGCGATGAAAACGTAGCGGTGTTGGTGGCTGATAATCATGGCGATCGCAGGCGGTTGGGTTTCAGTGAGGGGTTATGTAGCAGGTAAATAGCTGTGGTAATGGGTGGAGGCCATCGTGCGGGCTAGCTGGCGCTCGATCGCCGCCACTTCCCGGTCCGAAATGTAGTCTTGCCACTGTTTGGTTGTGGCCTCAATTTTGCTGAGCAAGGTTTTGCGCAGCGGGTTGACTTTAGCGCTGGCATCGTTGCGGGTGTCGTCATCGGGTATGCATTGCGGCTCGAAGTCTTCGCCGATAAAGTCAAACACGCCGGTCAGGGTGCCGGGGGGATCGGCCACTAGGTCGTCGTAGCGCACCATCTTGAAGTTTTGGGGATCGGTCTGCTGGGCTTTGAGGGCTAGCCGCATGTAGGAGGCGTAGTTGCGGGAGAAGCGGCTGGGGGAAATTTGCAGCCAACTGAGGCGATCGCTTTCAATGCCTAAGTCGAGGGAGTTTTTGAGGCGACGGCGATAGGAGGTGAAAACGTCGATGGGGTGGCGGTGGATGAACAGATATTTGGCCCTGGGAAAGCTGGCGCGCATTTCGGGTAGGCGATAGATGTGGGTGGGGGTTTTTTCCACTAAGCGATCGGCTCTCCGAGCTTGTTGGGCGTAGTAAAAGTAGGCATGCACGAGGCGATCGTTTTTGAGCGCTTTCCAGACTGCGCCGCGATGGAAGTGGGTGCGGCGGGCGATCTTTTGGTAGAGCTGTTTGGCGGGAATACTGGCATGAAACTTCTGGATGGGGGCGGTGGCGGTGCGAAAGGCGCGGTAGCAGTTGTCGTTGTCGAGCATGAATTGGCTCGTGCTGCCGGGGTCGGCGGCGTAGGACTGATAGGGGGAGTCGAAGATTTTGGTTTCGGTGAGTTCGATGCCGGCTTTGTCGAGGTGGTTTTGTAGGTGGAAGTGGGAATGGCGTTGCAGGATGCGGTAGAGCAGGCTACTGCCGCTGCGGGGGGCTCCGACGATGAAGACGGGGGAGGTGGGGGCGATCGCCGCTGAGATGTTTGAGAGGGTGGGCTGAGTCATGGGCGAGCGAGAAATTGTGGCGGAATTTGCGAGAGATGTCTGTAGTTTTCCCAAGTCTCGCCATGACAGGCAAGGCTCGTTGCCGGTGCCCAGCGAGAACCCATTCCCGGCCGCCCTGGCAAGACGCCCTGGAAAACGCAATCGAACAAGTCAAATCTGCCGCTGTTCTTGTGGGTAACGGCGGTATCGCCTCCAATGGGGCATCGCTGCCTAGAAAAACAAGTAGCCCACGCAGCTCAAACTTGGCTCAGCCAGCGATCGGCATCGCCGCCCCGAAACAAACTCCATCAACCCTAGCGCAGCCGGAGATCTGTATCTGATGGAGTCCAATCTCTAAAACCAAAATGAAGAACAGCTCTACTCGAGCAAGTCCAAAGCAATTGCTAGTGCTCGGTTGAGTTGTCGTATTACCTCATTAGAAATTGCATCTCGACTCACGATAATAATGGGCCGGGTTCCAGCCTGTTCCGAGCCTTCTGTAGGGTCGAGTCGCGCGTTGAAGACTTCGCCTCGTTTCACGACCGTTCATTCAACTTGAAGGCTTCCCAGTCAGCCACTGCAAACTCTTCGCACATTTCCAGACATTCTTCTCGATAGTCCAAATCTTCTGCCATCGCGGCAAATTCAGCATCAATCTGCTCTTGTTTGAGAATAGCCAACTCGTGCCGTAGGGCTCGAGCAACGAGCTCATTACGGCTGCGCGCTTTGCCTGCGCGGATAGCTCTGTCAGTTGCTTCTATTAACTCTGAGGGTAGCGATAGAGTTGTTCTAGTTGTCTCGGATGAAGACATCTGTGCCATAATCGCTGCCTAAACTGATGCTTAATATGATGATTGTAATGCGATCGAGATATCAATCGATCGCCCTTCGGGATCCGAGTCCGAGTAGCCCCCACAGCTCAAACTTGGCTCGACCAGCGATCGGCACCACAGCCCCCAGCAGAATCTATTTCCGTGCTGATGTCAATTCAGCTCGGAATGTCTGTCGATCGGATCGGGCTTCTTGCCGACATCCCACCGGCAGAGATCCAAACGCTGTCTGGAGAGAACTCGAACTCCCGAGCAGATCGGAGCAAGCACAAATTACATATTCGCGCCGCCCACAACCTCCAGAATCTCCTGGGTAATACTCGCTTGACGAGCCTTGTTATAGCTCAAATTAAGCGTTGAAATGAGCTCTTTAGCATTATCGCTGGCATTGTTCATGGCCGTCATCCGACAGGCCAATTCACTCGCTGCCGACTCCTGCAACGCCCGCAAAAGCTGGCTTTCGGTGTAAAGAGGCAAGAGAGCATCCAAAATCTGTGTCGGAGCCTGTTCGAAGATCGTGTCCTGAGGGGCGGGGGACAGGTCAACATCAACAATATCGCGCTCGACGGTAAATTTCCCCTGACGAACCAACATCCTGAACACTTCATCCTGCTGGTTTTGCAACACCTCGACAGACATCGGCAATAGCGTCTGTAAGACAGGGCGAGAGCTAATGAGCGAGACAAAGCGAGTGTAAATCAACTCGACTCGATCGATCTTGCCCGCAACAAATGCCGCCATCAGCGAATCGGCAATGTCACCCGCTTCAGAAGCGATCGGGATCTGCTCTAGGCCGATGAAGGTTTTAGCCGGAGTAACACCGCGACGCTTGAAATACTGCACGGCCTTGCGACCGACTAAAAAGTACTCGCACTCAATCCCCTCATCCGCCAACTCCGCAGCCCGCTGCTCGGTTTTCTTGAGGACGTTGATGTTGTAGGCACCGCACAAACCGCGATCGCCCGACACCACCAACAGACCCACCTTCTTGACAGGGCGCTGCTCCAGCAGGGGCAGCTCCACATCCTCCATTTCCAAGCGCGTCTGCAAGCGGAAGAAGACCTGTGCCAATCGATCGGCAAACGGACGAGATGCATTCACCTGCTCTTGTGCCCGCCTCACCTTAGCCGCAGCCACCAACCGCATTGCTTCGGTGATCTTGCGAGTGTTTTTGACAGACTTAATGCGATCGCGAATAGCCTTCAGATTCGACATGACAGGTCTTCCTGATAGGTAACAAATTAGGCGGTTGAATGATTGGAGGGTTAAGCAGCCTTTTCGGCAGAGAAAGCCTGCTTGTAATCGGTAATGGCCTGTTCGAGCAGTTCCTTTGCTTCGTCAGTCAGCTTCTTCTCTGAAGCAATGACTTCGCCAAACTTGGGCTGACTGGTGGACAGATATGAAATCAACCCCTGTTTGAAGTCGACCACATCGCTCAATTCAATATCGTCCAGATAGCCATTGGTACCGGCATAGATGACGGCAACTTGCTCGGACACAGACAGCGGAGAGTACTGGGGCTGCTTGAGAATTTCCCGCAGTCGCTGACCGCGAGCCAACTGAGCTTGGGTAGCGGCATCTAGATCGGAGGCAAATTGAGAGAAGGCTTCCAATTCGCGGAATTGAGCCAACTCCAAGCGAATCTTGCCAGCCACCTTCTTCATCGCTTTGGTTTGAGCGGAAGAGCCTACCCGACTGACCGAAATACCGGCGTCGATCGCGGGACGCAGTCCGGCGTTGAATAGGTCGGCTTCCAAAAAGATTTGGCCGTCGGTAATCGAAATTACGTTGGTGGGAATGTAAGCGGACACGTCACCCGCTTGGGTTTCGATGATCGGCAGAGCCGTCATCGAACCGGCACCCAATTCGTCGCTCAACTTAGCGGCACGCTCCAACAGACGGGAATGGATGTAGAAAACGTCGCCGGGGTAGGCTTCGCGACCGGGGGGACGGCGCAGTAGCAAAGACATTTGACGGTAGGCCACAGCCTGTTTGGACAGGTCGTCGTAAATCACCAGGGTGTGCTTGCCTTCGTACATGAAGTGTTCGGCGATCGCCGCACCCGTGTAAGGAGCCAAGAACTGCAGTGCTGCAGGGGCATTGGCATTAGCGTCCACCACAATGGTGTAGTCCATCGCGCCCTTATCTTCCAGAATGCCCACCACCTGCGCAACCGTAGAGGCCTTCTGGCCGATCGCCACGTAGACGCAAATCACGTCTTCGCCAGCCTGATTGAGGATAGTATCCACCGCCACGGTGGTCTTGCCCGTCTGGCGATCGCCAATAATCAACTCCCGCTGGCCGCGACCGATGGGAATCATGGAGTCGATTGCGGTAATTCCCGTTTGCAGGGGCTCGCAGACCGATTTCCGCGCAATGATGCCGGGGGCAGGAGATTCCAGGAGGCGGCTGGCAGAACAGTTGGGCTCGGGCTTGCCATCAATGACGCGGCAGAGGGGATCGACCACGCGGCCAATCAATTCGGGACCGACCGGAATCTGAGCAATCTTGCCCGTAGACTTAACGGAACTCCCTTCTTGGATGCTGCGACCAGCTCCCATCAGTACTGCGCCCACATTATCCTCTTCTAGGTTGAGGGCGATGCCGACGGTGCCGTCTTCAAATTCCAGCAATTCGCTGGCCATAGCTTTGTCGAGGCCGTAGATGCGGGCGATGCCGTCGCCGACTTGCAGCACGGTACCGACATTGGAGACTTGAACTTCTTGGTTGTACTGCTCGATCTGCTGCTTAATAATGCTGCTGATCTCGTCGGGGCGAATCGTAGCCATAATGTCCTCTTCAAGAGCTAGGGGTCAACATAGTTAGGGGTCAACACAGTTAGAAATGTGTGAGAAATATAGTTAAGAAAGCTGGTAGGCCAAGCGGCGCAACTGACCGCGCAAACTGGCATCAATCACCTGAGAGCCAACGCGGATAATGACGCCCCCAATCAGTTCGGGGTCCACCTTTGCCTGCAGCTCTACGCCTTCCGCTTGGGAAATCTGCCTGACGCGCTCGATGACGGACTGTTTTTGAGCATCACTCAGCTCGGTTGCAGAGGTCACTTCAGCCAAGGCGATTTTCTGTAGCTTGCGCTGCAGCGCTAGATAGCCATCGCAGACCTGGCGCAGAAAGAAAATGCGGCGGCGATCGGCCAACAGGTTGAGGATATTCAGCACGAATGGCTGCACCTTACCTTCGAATGCTTGTTGTAACAGGGATTTCTTGTTGTCAGTCGGAACCAGAGGATTTCCCAAGAACGCTTCTAGCTCGGAACTGGCATCGAGCACAGAGAGGATGCCGCGAGCGTCTTCGCCAAACTCGTTCACGAGGTTTTGTTCCTTAGCGATGGAGAGCATGGCTTCGGAATAGGGCGCGGCAATTTGTTGGGCAATATTGCCAGACATCTTACTGTCCTCCCAATAACTGAATACTGCTGTCGATCAAGCGGGACTGAGCGTCGTCGGTCAAGCGGCTCGGTAATTCGCGCTCGACCTCTTCGAGGGCTTGTTTCACCACTTGGCGGCGCAGTTGGGCAATGACGCGATCGCGTTCGGCAGCAATTTCTTTATCGGCAGCAGCCCTGAGCTTTTCGATGTCGCCATCCACCTTGCCGAGAATCTCGGCACGCAAGGCAGCAGCCGTTTCTTTCGCTTGCTCCAGGATGGTTTCTCCCTTTTGCTGAGCCATGGCAAGATTTTGCTTTTGTTGATTGAGCTCTGCCAGTGCTTGCTTTTTGGCCTGCTCTGACTCTTCAATCGCCTTGACAACGGCAGACCTGCGCTCGGTCAAAATATTTGAGATCGTGGTTCGACCCAGATAAATTAGCAGGCCCAAGATAATAGCAATATTAATGATATTGCTGTCGAGAATATCGAATTCCAACCCAAATCCAGTAGATGACGCAAGCAGCATCCTCAAGTCTCCTATTTACTTATGCGGCACCTAACAACTTTTCAGTCACCTGACTGCTCAAGTCAGTCACCTGAGCTTCTAAGACTTCTAGTGCAGCATTCTTCTCGGCTTCAATCGCCTGCCGAGCTTCTTGCACTCTGGCTTGGGCTTCTTGCTGGGCGGCAAGCACTTGTTGATTGCGCAGTGCAGTCGCTTCGGCTTCTGCATCCGAGATCAGGGATTGGGCTGCCAATCGAGCTCGGGCAGCTTCCTGTTTGTATTTCTCGGCCAAAGACTGAGATTCCGCCAGCTTTACTTTCGCATCCGCTGCCGTGTCGCGCACGTAATCGTTGCGTTCGTCGATTGCGTCTGTCAGAGGGCCGAAGAAGGTTACTTTCAAAACCGCCATCAGCAGTAAGAACTCGGCCACAATAATCGGGAGTGTGGCGTCGAATCCAAACAGACTGGCTTCCTGTTCGACCGCTTCAGTTGCAACGATTAAAGACCAGTGAATCATGTTTTTCGAGGGCACTAAAGTTGCTAGGGAAAGGGCACCCAGAGACGATCGGCCGAGGCCCAGCCTCTGGGTACCGGATAGGGCGAAATCTAAGCAAAGGGGTTGGCAAACAATAGAACCAGAGCCACAACCAAGCCGTAAATGGTCAGTGCTTCCATAAAAGCCAAGCTGATCAGCAGGGTGCCGCGAATCTTGTCCTCTGCTTCAGGTTGGCGAGCAATCCCTTCTACAGCACTGCCGGCTGCAGTACCTTGACCGATACCGGGGCCAATAGCACCAATACCAATTGCGAGAGCAGCAGCGAGAACGGAAGCAGCAGCAGTCAGTGAATCCATTAATGGTCTCCTTACCTTCAATTGCGCGCGAGCGCTGATAGGTTAATGTAACGTGGTCGGAATTGTTAGCAGAGAGCACTAACAAACTTGTCGGGGGAATGGATGAGAGAACGCCAAGTCGATCGCGACAGTCTCATCTAGTCGTGGTGTTCTCCACCGTGTCCCTCCAAAGCTTCCCCGATATAGTTGGCACTCAGGGTCGCAAAAATCAAAGCTTGAATGGCCCCCGTAAACAGGAAGAGAATCATCAGAGGTACCGGAATGAAGAGAGGTACCAGCAAAACAATCACAGCGATAACCAATTCCTCAGCCAGAATATTTCCGAACAGGCGGAAGCTGAGGGAAAGGGGCTTGGTCAGATCTTCCAGGATGTTAATGGGCAGCAGAATTGGGGTGGGTTCGATATACTTTTTGAAATATCCGAAGCCTTTTTTACGAATTCCGGCGTAAAAGTAGGTCACGCTCGTCAACAAGGCCAAACCCAATGTGGTGTTGATGTCGTTGGTGGGGGAAGCAAGTTCGCCTTCCGGCAGAGTAATAAACTTCCAGGGGAAGAGGTTACCCATCCAGTTGGAGACAAAGATGAACAGGAAGAGCGTGCCGACATAGGGCACCCAAGCCCGATATTCTTTTTCCCCAATTTGGGATTTCGCTAACCCTTGAACGAACTCTAGGGTGTATTCCAAAAAGTTTTGCGGTCCGGTCGGAACGCGCTCGATGCTGCGGGTACCCCAGAACACTAAGCCGAGGATGATAGCGATCGCAATCCAACTGCCGATCAAGACCTGACCGTGGATCGTATAGCTTCCCAGTTGCCAGTAGAGATGGTAGCCCACTTCGAGTTCGGCAAAGGGCAAGAGCTGGGATTGGAGGACAAAGTCAATCATGGAATATCGGACTTCCGAGACGGGACCAGCGTTTGAATTGCATACACAAATAAGGCCGCTTTGTAGGTCATGAACCCAAAGAAGATGGGTAAAACCTCAAGGGATTCTACGCGAGTGGCAACAACAATTAGGGCAGCGAACAATACGAGGCGATTGGGACCCCCCAACCTTCGATTTGACGGCCCCAACCGAGCCACGCCTTTAGCCAACATCCGAAAATAAACTAAGCCAAAGACAGCACCCAGCCCGTAATTCGCGACTATATTGAATGGGTAAATCCAAGCAATGGATAGGGCGATAACAATACTGCAAGCCAACGTCGTGACTAGCAGTTGCTGGGTAAGTTGGCTGTATTCTCCCCCCGCTTGCATCCGATCGAGTGGCGGTGCCGTTTCGGAAGGAGACTCGGTCGAACTGGCATCCGCAGATATCAGTTCGGGCTCAGCCTCGATAGATTCAGAGTGACTCATATATCCACTCAGACCTACTTTGATGAGATTTCGGAGATGAGATTTCGGATTTGCCCGAGAGAAAACAAATGACTCTAGAGCAGCCGACCCCGTTGCGATGCAACGGTCAACTCGTGCCAGAAGAGCACGGCGACCGCTACTTAACATATCACAATAAGTATTTATGCTTACTGCAAATGTCGAGCGATGATGCCTCAAACGATCGCAATCTCCGATTTTCATCGCTGAAACCAGATGAGCAATCGGCTCAATCCCTTGTGTGGCCTAGTAGCGCGAGATTGGCGTTAACGCTTCAATAGGAGTTTATCATCAAGCGGGAGCGGTCTACGTCCGAATCAAAAGAATTCCTAAACTACACATTGAGTAAAGTTTCGTGTCAAAAAAGACTGTCATCTTAGCGTTTGCTTCAAATAGCTTCAAGCAGCAGCACTTGCGATCGCCACAGTTGCATTAACTCTTCTGCCGTGGGAGGTTCGTCGAGTGCGGCACGGAGCTCGGCTACAGTGCGCTGGCCGTCTGCCGCTTGCAGAAAAGCGTAGGCTGACTCGGAAAGTTGGACCGATTCGAAATTGTAGTTGAGCAGTGTCGTACCGGGCCAATACCAGAGACAGGGACTGCGGTGGGCGATCGCCGCTTTCGAGTTCTCTGCCGTCCAGTCGAACTTCGGTAGGGGGGGCTTGGCGAGATAAAACTCATAATGGGCATTGACGGGATCCAGCAGTTCCACTAAGCGGTATTGCTGCTGGCGATCGAGCTGTTGGGCTCGGGCGAGTAATTCGGGGCGATCGCCCAGCAGGCGATCGAGATTCCAAAATTGGGGATTAGAAAAGCGGACGAACTCCAAACCGGAGGTTTCGATCCAGGCAAACAGACTATTGCAGTTATAGTCCACCTCTTGAGGGTGGAGGTACATGTCGGCAAAGTTTTCATCCGCTCGATTCTCGCCCGCCCAGCGTGCTTTCTCTTGAGAGACGATGCGGTTGTTCTCGGGCAGGATCTCGAAGAGTTGGCGTCCGGCCTGCAAGCCGGCTTGCAGTTGCTCCACCGTCTCCATGTTGGCGGACTCATCCCCTGCCACCAACAGTCGCAGGGCTTGCTGCATCAGGCGAATTTCCCAGCGGCCCAGCTCGCCGTAGACAAAGACGTGCATAATGCCGCCGGTCGCCAACTTGTCTGCCAGTGCTTTGAGACCAGCAGTGGGGTCGGGCAAGTGGTGCAGGACGCCGACACAGTTAATGAAATCAAAGCTGCCGGGAATTTGCTCTACATCGTAGAGACTGAGGTGGCGGAATTCGACCGGGGGAGACCCGGACTTGTGGCAGCGCTCTCGGGCGATCGCTAGGGCATTGGCACTCAGGTCAATGGCCCATTTTTCGGCCTCGGGATTCTGGTGAGCGATGTATTCGGTGCCGCAGCCAGAGCCGCAGCCCGCATCCAGAATGCGCGGTTTTTTTGGATAGGGATAGCCCCCCGTGCAAAAGGAATAGGCTTGGGGCCAACTCCAGCGCCAGTTAAAGCCTGGAGGTTCGCCCCCCGCAATCGGCTCGCCGGGGAAGGGAAAGCGATCGTAAAGTTGTTGCACTCGGGCGGTGACGCGATCGGCAGAGTCTGGGGGGGCGGGATTGACCATGGGGATTGAAATGGGGTAGACAAAATGTGCTGCACGGAGGAGTGGGCGCAGCACATTGGAGATTACCATTCGGGCTTTCACCAACGGTGTGAAGCCTTATGAATTGGCAGGGCTCGACAGCTTAGTTGGGGCTGCTAAAGGGATTGTCGTAGGGGGTATCCACAAAGCCCAGTTCGAATAATTGATTGTAGGCCCGTACCCCCAAGTCGCGGGTGGGGCCTTGACTGGAGATGACTTGTACGAGCTGGGCCACGGCTTCTTCGGCTTTGTTATCGGCACGATAAACAATGGCCAATTCAAATGCCACTTCATCCCGCGACTGGGCTGCCTCGCGAGCTAAGCCCCTGAGAGAATCGGAAATGCGATTGTCGATACCGGCAAAGCTGCGGGACAGCTCTTGGTAGTAGTTGGAGCGGGTATTAAAGGCGTTAAATGTCTCCTCTAGCAGCTCTGCTGCTCTAGCAAAATTCTGCGCGTCTGTGGCGGTGTTGGCCTGCTCTAACAACAGCTCCGCCCGTCGGAAACTGAGGTTACTGCCAGCTTGTTCGAGGGCACGAAATTGTTGGGGATCGGGAATTTCTTCCGCTTGAGCGAATAAGACTGGCGAGGCGGAAGGGGGTTCGACATCTGCCAGTACCTGCGCTGCCGACGTGCTCCAGCCCAAACTGACAGTGGCAGCGGCGATCGCGATCGCCATGTGGCGAAGGGGAGTGACTGACAAGTGAGAACGGGATCTATTGGCTGCCTCGCGACAGGACTCTAGCAAACGCATACGAAACTCCAACCGTTATGTGAACGCTTCAACAAAAACTTTTGGGAGGGGGACGCGATCGCCATCGCTCGGGCATCGGCCTTCTCTAGCAATCCGTATCCTATCATCCAGTTTCATTCCGGGCTGCTGCGATCGCGCGGGTGTGTCAGCGGCACGAGACAACCGCCGAAATCGCTAGCGATTTCGGCGGTTATGTACCATCTGGCGGGCAGCCGCTCAACCGGCAAGACCGAGGAGAACGGCTCGTGCGCAGCTCGTACCCGTCAGGCCGATTTACATCATGCCCATACCGCCCATGCCGCCCATGCCGCCCATACCGCCCATGCCGCCCATACCGGCGGCAGCGTCAGCACCCGCAGATTTGGGCTCGGGCTTATCCACCACCAAAGCCTCGGTGGTGAGCACCATGCCCGCGATCGAGGCTGCGTTTTGCAAAGCCGAGCGGACTACTTTAGCGGGATCGACAATGCCGTTAGCAATCATATCGACATAGGCGGATTGCACCACGTCATAGCCAATGCTGGCGGCCTGCTCCCGCACTTTCTGAGCGATCACAGAGCCTTCCAAACCGGCATTTTCGGCGATTTGGCGCACGGGGGCTTCGATCGCCCGACCGACGATATCGGCACCGATTTGCTCTTCTTCACTCAAAGAGCCTTTCACTTCGTCCACTTGCTTGCTCAGGTGCAGCAGCGTGGTTCCGCCGCCGGGAACAATGCCTTCTTCAACCGCAGCTTTGGTGGCATTGAGAGCATCTTCGATGCGCAGCTTGCGATCCTTGAGCTCGGTTTCGGTGGCTGCCCCCACCTTAATTACGGCTACACCGCCTGACAGGCGGGCGATCCGCTCCTGCAGCTTTTCTTTGTCGTAATCGGAATCGGTTTCTTCCAACTGCTGGCGCAGTTGAGCGACGCGCTTCTCGACATCAGCCGAAGTATCTCCGCCAGCCACAATGGTGGTGGTGTCTTTGCTAATGCTGATTTTGCGGGCGGAACCGAGC is from Synechococcus sp. PCC 7336 and encodes:
- the atpE gene encoding ATP synthase F0 subunit C — translated: MDSLTAAASVLAAALAIGIGAIGPGIGQGTAAGSAVEGIARQPEAEDKIRGTLLISLAFMEALTIYGLVVALVLLFANPFA
- the atpB gene encoding F0F1 ATP synthase subunit A, which codes for MIDFVLQSQLLPFAELEVGYHLYWQLGSYTIHGQVLIGSWIAIAIILGLVFWGTRSIERVPTGPQNFLEYTLEFVQGLAKSQIGEKEYRAWVPYVGTLFLFIFVSNWMGNLFPWKFITLPEGELASPTNDINTTLGLALLTSVTYFYAGIRKKGFGYFKKYIEPTPILLPINILEDLTKPLSLSFRLFGNILAEELVIAVIVLLVPLFIPVPLMILFLFTGAIQALIFATLSANYIGEALEGHGGEHHD
- a CDS encoding class I SAM-dependent methyltransferase → MVNPAPPDSADRVTARVQQLYDRFPFPGEPIAGGEPPGFNWRWSWPQAYSFCTGGYPYPKKPRILDAGCGSGCGTEYIAHQNPEAEKWAIDLSANALAIARERCHKSGSPPVEFRHLSLYDVEQIPGSFDFINCVGVLHHLPDPTAGLKALADKLATGGIMHVFVYGELGRWEIRLMQQALRLLVAGDESANMETVEQLQAGLQAGRQLFEILPENNRIVSQEKARWAGENRADENFADMYLHPQEVDYNCNSLFAWIETSGLEFVRFSNPQFWNLDRLLGDRPELLARAQQLDRQQQYRLVELLDPVNAHYEFYLAKPPLPKFDWTAENSKAAIAHRSPCLWYWPGTTLLNYNFESVQLSESAYAFLQAADGQRTVAELRAALDEPPTAEELMQLWRSQVLLLEAI
- a CDS encoding ATP synthase subunit I, producing MSHSESIEAEPELISADASSTESPSETAPPLDRMQAGGEYSQLTQQLLVTTLACSIVIALSIAWIYPFNIVANYGLGAVFGLVYFRMLAKGVARLGPSNRRLGGPNRLVLFAALIVVATRVESLEVLPIFFGFMTYKAALFVYAIQTLVPSRKSDIP